The Kineothrix sp. IPX-CK genomic interval GATAATTAAGTACATCTCTCGGATGAGGCTTTATCATAATGACCGTATCCTCGCCGCAGGTATTGCCATACTGCTCTATCACATCACGAAAAAGCCTTTCTCTAACCTCCAGACTGCATAAGGGCTCCGTTAACACGAGTACCTTATTATCACCGCCCTCACGAAGCTTCCTGTCAATATCATCCATGTCGGCAATAAATAAATGGATCAAAATATTCTTCGCCTCTTCGTCTAAAGCCTCTACCAGCTCCGCTCTGGGTTTTTCGATGTACTTGGGGCAAGGATAGGGGAGTATTGAAATATCGTTAACTTCCATATCGATGCAATATTTCGCCCAGCCGTTTTGTATAAAGATGAGATTAAGTGATGCCAGAAATGCCTTGAGCTTAAAATGTCCACGATTGTCATAGCGGGCCGTATCATAAGTACTGATACAATCCAGCCCGTCCTCCAGCGCATGATACTTTATCTTTTTATAACATAAATAATAGCCGATCGGATCGGAATCGCAGAATACATAAACGTCCTTATATTCTTTAAAATCCACCGGAACATAAGATTGCTGCAATTTTCCCAAAAGTTTTGTATATTTTATCCTATATATCATATTGAGAAGAAGGTTTCCCTTATCCGAATGATACTTCATAAGCTCCGGAAACCCGATATCCTCTTTTTCCTCAAACATGTATACAGCTTCGAAAAGTCCGGAGCCTTCCGCCCTGCTCTTCAAATCGCCGAAGTCGTTGGACATCGTGCTAAGTACCAGCTGTGCACGCCCTCTTTTTTCCCTCGGAAGGTTCAATTCCTTCAGACATGCAACATATACATGATAATAAGTATGACAGACATAGATTCTTTCTTTCATGCCCCTTATTCCTCTTCCATATCGATATGAATAAATTTAAGCGCTTTTATGGCGGTGTCTGTCGCTTCCCTTGCGGTCTTTCCGCTAGCAATCACATACCCCAGCCTATCGTTGCTTGATTTCGTGCCGTTTATTACATCTCCGGCCTTTTTATATAGTACGAATTCCTCTAAGCCCTCCAGGGCGTGGATATCCTCCACCACCACTATCCTCTTAATTATTCCCGGAATCCCCGAAATAAAGCGGATGGCAGAGCCTCTTTCCCATCTTGAGGTCAGATCTGTTTTCTCTCCCGCTGCCAAAAGTACGGAACTGCCCACCATATCCACTCCGGTAGACAAAGGCACAAGCTTTGATGTAATGAAATCACCTCCCAGCCTTGCCGCGATTTCCACGATTTTCGGCCCGCTTTCGGTTACCTTTATTTCCGTATGTGAGGGACCGTTTTGCAGCCGTATTGCCTTCACAGCCTGAAGGGTCACCTTTCTAATTGCTGTCTTTATGTCTTCCGGCAATTCGCTTGGCTGGGAGTGTCCCAGCTCCACGAAGTACGGCGGCGGAGTAATGAATTTATCCGTAATCGTAACAATAGTCGTTTCTCCGTTTACGGTCATGGATTCCACGCTCACTTCCGCCCCTGTCATAAACTCCTCTGCCATAACAATGCCGTTTCTGGAATTACTCTTGCTGTATTCATAGATTTCTTTTAATTTATCATTATCTATTTCGATAAGGTCTGTGACTTCCTTCTTCGAATCTGCGGCCTGACCGCCGCTGTTCCTAACATCCACGAGCACGACTCCACGGCTTCCTGCGTTGTCCGCAGGTTTCACGATACAATACCCCTTAAGCTCGCCTACCGCCTTTTTCAATTCCTCAAAATCATGTACCGCATAATATGCCGGAATCGGCACGCCGTTTTCCTTCAGTCTGTCGCGCATATAACTTTTTATCGTAGCGCACAAGGAGTCTTCGTAGGAAAGGTCCGGGGTTTTCCCAAGCCGCTCATTCACATAAGCCGCCGTGCGCACCGGTCCGTCGCTGGTGGAGGTAATCACCACATCCGGCTGATAAATAAGCGCCTGCCTGTAAACCTCCTCCTGATCCAACGTACTGACTACCAGCTTCACATCGGCAAGGGGAAAGCCCGGCGCATTCTCATCGTAATCCACAAGAATAATTTGGAATCCCAGTTCCTTCGCTTTTTGGATTGCCGGAATCTGTAAGGCACTGGCTCCGAGAATCATCATTTTTTTCTGCATCAGCATACCCCCTCGCAATGTTGTTTGCCAAACTATAATCTTTGTCACTCTATATATTTCCAGTCAAGAGGGGTTCCCTTTGCAAGAGCCTCCTTTGCCCGTTTTCCCAGAATTTCATCATAATACATTGTATGCATACCAAAAGCCGGGCGGATGGAACGGACATTCTCCTTGGAAAATTCCTCTCCTGCCTTCATATCCTTTACTACGAACAGGCTTCTTCCGTCCTCTCTGCTCTTTTTCTGCTTCTCGGTCAATTCATAAGTTACCTTACCGAGAGCTTTTTCCACAATGCGGATATCCGTGACCATTTGTTTGAACTCAGCAGGTTCCATAGAAAACGCTGCGTCCGGTCCTCCGTCTACCCGGGACAGGGTAAGGTGTTTTTCTACCATCTTCGCCCCCAGCGCCACGCTTCCGACGGCTACGGCTGTTCCCATGCTATGGTCTGAAAGACCGGTTATGCAGGAAAATACTTCCGCCATATTGGGGATTACCTTTAAGTTCATATCCTCATAAGGAGAAGGATAGGTGGAGGTACACTTTAGCAAAATGATCTGGTCGTTGCCTTCCTCCCTGCACACTTTTACCGCCCTCTCGATATCCTCCAGATAAGCGATTCCCGTGGCGAAGATGACCGGTTTCCCTTTTCCGGCAATCTGACGTATCAGCGGTATGTCATTAATTTCAAAAGAAGCCACCTTGTACGCAGGCATGTCCATTTCTTCCATAAAATCCACAGCCGTCTCATCAAAGGGAGAAGAGAAGCATTCCATTCCAAGTTCGTTTGCCAGCTTCATCAGCTTAGGCTGCCATTCCCACGGCGTATATGCCGTTTCATAAAGCTTGTGCAGAGTCGTCCCGTCCCAGATCGTCCCCTGCGTTATTTGAAAATAATCATTATCGCAGTCTAAGGTGATCGTATCCGGCATGTAGGTTTGCAGCTTTACCGCATCTGCTCCTGCCTCCTTTGCTGCCTTGATGATTGCCGCAGCTCTGTCATAGTCCTGTAAATGGTTAGCGGAAACCTCCGCCACCACAAAGGTCTTTTCTCCCTCACCCACATAACGGCTGCCTATCTTAATTTTCTTTACCATTCTCATCCTCCATCATACGGTACTTGATTTCCGCCAGCTTCCAGTCCGATAAGTTATCAATATCCTGCACTTGCGTCTCGGGAACCACGATCGGAACATATCCTTCCTTCAAATCCCCTTTGCAGGCACGATATTTTTCCGTATTGTAAAAATAAAACTGTCCGCAGTCATGATACATCGTCTCCAAATCCTGAGAGCGTTTCTGCGCGTTTTCCGGATAACAGTATTCCAGTCTGCCATCCCTTATCGCCATCCCCCGCTGCGGAGGAAAAGAAAAGCTCACCACCGGCATAACACCCGAGGCATTATCTCTTTTTAAGATTTGATACGCACTTTTCAGTTTCTCAGATGTAACAAATGGGGCGGTGGGATAAATGCACGCCATATATTCGAAGGTCTTTCCTCTTTTTTCGTATTCCTCCAGTACCTCTAAAAGCACATCGTCCGTAGTCGCGTAGTCGTCGGAGGCTGCACCGCTTCTCATAAAGGGCACACTCGCTCCCGCATCTGCCGCGATATCAGCAATTTCTTCATCGTCGGTAGAAACCATCACTTCATCGAACAGCCCGCAGGTCAACGCCGCTTCGATGGAATAGCAGATAATGGGCTTACCCAGAAACTCTTTTTTATTTTTTCCCGGAATCCTTTTACTTCCGCCTCTTGCCGTAATAATCGCTACCGCGCTTAGCAGCATATCGTTACCTCCTCATTCCGTTCTATAGCTTTATGATTTCTTCCGCAATCCGGGCCGCTCCGTTTCCGTCCGTCACCCCGTGCAGCTTTTTTTTCATTTTGCTTTGCAGCTCCTTATCCTGAAGAAGTCTTTCCAGCCCGTCACATATCCTTTTTATGCAATCTGCCCGGTCCGTTCTTATGTCTCCGGAGAAAAGCATTCTCTCTTCCTTTTCGAAGAAATCGCTGTCATATTTCTGATTGTCCGCGCAGACAAAAAATACCGTGGGTACCTGCATGGCACAGAGTTCAAAAAGTACGGTACCTGCAGCCGATACCGCAGCCTCGCAGCCGCCCATAAGCCTCGCCATGTTTTCTACATTGCGGTGCAGCACTATTTGTTCATGACTATCCGCAAGCTTTTTTAGTTCCTCTGCCTTATTATGGAACCTCCCTACTACCGTATCGAACACCACATCCGAAAGCGCCTCTCTTTCTACCGCCTCCGCAAGAATACCTAAAAGTGCGCTATAAACGTCTCCGCCTCCGCTGCTGAGCAGAACATGTCTCTCCTTGTGACGAAGCGCTCCCTCTTCTTCAGAAAATTCCTCGCGGAGAGGCACATACGCCGTACCAAGGAGCAGCTTCGTATCCTGTCCGTAGGCCTCCTCATAGGGAAAGAGATGGTGATAGGCATTGTAATTAATGACCATGCGCACCGGGTAAACAGCTTCAAACATATCGTCTATATAAATGATATCACATATTTCCTTCAGTGCTTCGAAATATGCCATTGCATATTTTCCATTTGCCACCTGATAGGAATCCACCAGCAGCTTTTCACAGCCCGCTTTTTTCAATTCGGAAAGAAGCGTCTGTACCTCGCTCTCCGGTTCCTTCCATTTCGTTTGCAGGCACACATATTCCACGCCCGCCTGCTTTAGCATCGGAGCGGCAAATTCATCGGCCACAAAAAAGCATACACTTTCTCCCCTTCTTATCAGCTGCTTTGCAATCGTAATACAGCGCATGATATGCCCTGTAGCAATTTCTTCATTGGCATCGGCCCTTATTCCTATCGTATATCTGCTGCCCGCGGCTATACCGCTTACCCCCTTTTTACGCTCATAATCGAAAATCGCGTTCCTTATTTGCT includes:
- the pseF gene encoding pseudaminic acid cytidylyltransferase, translated to MLLSAVAIITARGGSKRIPGKNKKEFLGKPIICYSIEAALTCGLFDEVMVSTDDEEIADIAADAGASVPFMRSGAASDDYATTDDVLLEVLEEYEKRGKTFEYMACIYPTAPFVTSEKLKSAYQILKRDNASGVMPVVSFSFPPQRGMAIRDGRLEYCYPENAQKRSQDLETMYHDCGQFYFYNTEKYRACKGDLKEGYVPIVVPETQVQDIDNLSDWKLAEIKYRMMEDENGKEN
- the pseI gene encoding pseudaminic acid synthase, with the translated sequence MVKKIKIGSRYVGEGEKTFVVAEVSANHLQDYDRAAAIIKAAKEAGADAVKLQTYMPDTITLDCDNDYFQITQGTIWDGTTLHKLYETAYTPWEWQPKLMKLANELGMECFSSPFDETAVDFMEEMDMPAYKVASFEINDIPLIRQIAGKGKPVIFATGIAYLEDIERAVKVCREEGNDQIILLKCTSTYPSPYEDMNLKVIPNMAEVFSCITGLSDHSMGTAVAVGSVALGAKMVEKHLTLSRVDGGPDAAFSMEPAEFKQMVTDIRIVEKALGKVTYELTEKQKKSREDGRSLFVVKDMKAGEEFSKENVRSIRPAFGMHTMYYDEILGKRAKEALAKGTPLDWKYIE
- a CDS encoding ATP-grasp domain-containing protein, giving the protein MQKKMMILGASALQIPAIQKAKELGFQIILVDYDENAPGFPLADVKLVVSTLDQEEVYRQALIYQPDVVITSTSDGPVRTAAYVNERLGKTPDLSYEDSLCATIKSYMRDRLKENGVPIPAYYAVHDFEELKKAVGELKGYCIVKPADNAGSRGVVLVDVRNSGGQAADSKKEVTDLIEIDNDKLKEIYEYSKSNSRNGIVMAEEFMTGAEVSVESMTVNGETTIVTITDKFITPPPYFVELGHSQPSELPEDIKTAIRKVTLQAVKAIRLQNGPSHTEIKVTESGPKIVEIAARLGGDFITSKLVPLSTGVDMVGSSVLLAAGEKTDLTSRWERGSAIRFISGIPGIIKRIVVVEDIHALEGLEEFVLYKKAGDVINGTKSSNDRLGYVIASGKTAREATDTAIKALKFIHIDMEEE
- the pseG gene encoding UDP-2,4-diacetamido-2,4,6-trideoxy-beta-L-altropyranose hydrolase; its protein translation is MEIGSIYEIDPKNVPAGGLGGAAGPFLKEVEKYNKKYCAYTQSGREAIAWALRSLEENEPAILKECLIPAYMCDTVFFPFEQEGWKLHFYHIGKNLEAAREELCKQIEHIRPGLLFIHPYYGMDTWKPMRSLLKQWRSQGLHIMEDVTQSYYLEDAGGEADYVIGSLRKWYPVPDGGFVASDIPLSSGELQGGGEFTGSRLELLTEKWKYLYGGMAEDEKRALKKTYLKKNAEMEEWLDRHSDINSISQISGAMLSREDEERCKRVRNENYKQLHQALLDMKSVRPVFESMEERAVPLYFPVYAKERKELQEYLQKRDVYAPVLWPVGKENKEHLCDEERYIFEHLLALPMDQRYGNDGMEQIRNAIFDYERKKGVSGIAAGSRYTIGIRADANEEIATGHIMRCITIAKQLIRRGESVCFFVADEFAAPMLKQAGVEYVCLQTKWKEPESEVQTLLSELKKAGCEKLLVDSYQVANGKYAMAYFEALKEICDIIYIDDMFEAVYPVRMVINYNAYHHLFPYEEAYGQDTKLLLGTAYVPLREEFSEEEGALRHKERHVLLSSGGGDVYSALLGILAEAVEREALSDVVFDTVVGRFHNKAEELKKLADSHEQIVLHRNVENMARLMGGCEAAVSAAGTVLFELCAMQVPTVFFVCADNQKYDSDFFEKEERMLFSGDIRTDRADCIKRICDGLERLLQDKELQSKMKKKLHGVTDGNGAARIAEEIIKL
- a CDS encoding glycosyltransferase family 52 yields the protein MKERIYVCHTYYHVYVACLKELNLPREKRGRAQLVLSTMSNDFGDLKSRAEGSGLFEAVYMFEEKEDIGFPELMKYHSDKGNLLLNMIYRIKYTKLLGKLQQSYVPVDFKEYKDVYVFCDSDPIGYYLCYKKIKYHALEDGLDCISTYDTARYDNRGHFKLKAFLASLNLIFIQNGWAKYCIDMEVNDISILPYPCPKYIEKPRAELVEALDEEAKNILIHLFIADMDDIDRKLREGGDNKVLVLTEPLCSLEVRERLFRDVIEQYGNTCGEDTVIMIKPHPRDVLNYHRLFSEYIVLDGKFPMEVLNFIPGLRFRRVVSVFTVPSAIRFAEEIVYLGEDFMDNYEPPKMHRQNEMI